One Desulforhopalus sp. DNA segment encodes these proteins:
- a CDS encoding phosphatidylglycerol lysyltransferase domain-containing protein, giving the protein MTMVPISFPETISATIPLYPDAAPVTLAMRPLLHPLFQALCEGISEFTFANIYLFREEHHYRLSRLADGTLIILGRDGDRRFFMAPFALPDRETLEMLLADNSRMKCVSTTQTPALLAMGLAVSPDRDNFDYLYSRQELAELTGRKFMKKRNLIKAFLSNHRYEGRPLLEEYLPDALGILEAWKDEHDSLGDYAAAREALERGEELQLCGGIYYVDDQPAAYTLGEELACGTSFVIHFEKALNRYKGLYQFVNQAFASIISDPYTTLNREQDLGQEGLRHAKLSYRPIGFVEKYTATLPVAAAAGTD; this is encoded by the coding sequence ATGACCATGGTACCGATTTCCTTCCCAGAAACGATTTCAGCGACAATTCCCCTGTATCCTGACGCCGCACCGGTGACCCTGGCGATGCGGCCGCTGTTGCATCCGCTATTCCAGGCCCTGTGCGAGGGGATATCGGAGTTCACCTTTGCCAATATCTACCTGTTTCGGGAGGAACATCACTACCGGCTGTCCCGATTGGCCGATGGCACGCTGATTATCCTCGGACGGGACGGCGACCGGCGGTTTTTTATGGCACCGTTTGCCCTGCCGGACCGGGAAACGCTTGAAATGCTCCTGGCCGATAACAGCCGGATGAAATGCGTTTCCACGACTCAGACACCGGCCCTTCTGGCCATGGGTCTGGCGGTCAGCCCGGATCGGGATAACTTTGACTACCTGTATTCCCGCCAGGAGCTGGCTGAGTTGACCGGCCGGAAGTTTATGAAGAAGAGGAATCTCATCAAGGCCTTTCTCAGCAATCACCGCTACGAGGGGCGGCCGCTGCTGGAGGAATATCTGCCCGACGCCCTGGGGATTCTCGAGGCGTGGAAAGATGAACACGACTCGCTGGGTGACTATGCCGCTGCCCGCGAGGCACTGGAAAGGGGGGAAGAATTACAACTCTGCGGAGGCATCTACTACGTCGACGATCAGCCCGCTGCCTACACCCTGGGCGAGGAACTGGCCTGTGGCACCAGCTTCGTCATCCACTTCGAGAAGGCCCTGAATCGGTATAAGGGCTTGTATCAATTCGTTAATCAGGCCTTTGCCTCGATTATCAGCGACCCCTACACGACCCTCAACCGCGAGCAGGACCTTGGGCAGGAGGGCCTCCGCCATGCCAAGCTCAGCTACCGGCCGATAGGCTTTGTTGAGAAATACACGGCGACCTTGCCGGTTGCGGCAGCGGCGGGGACGGACTGA
- a CDS encoding radical SAM protein encodes MTAGSPAIPLQEPAVVPHPCFHPKAAAKHGRIHLPIAPDCNIQCRYCNRAYDCANESRPGVTSALLGPLEAADYLDEILTRMPWISVAGIAGPGDAFADPLRTLASLEYIRRRHPDLHLCLSTNGLALYEHISALAELRVGFVTVTVNAVDPLIGAKVYSSISWKNKKVAGTDAAALLLDRQLAAIARLKARQIAVKVNTVVIPGINIDHIPHIARIMAGLKVDLHNLIALIPVPKTPLAWLKPPSRELMASLRRTAGRYLPQMRHCMRCRADAVGLLSPSPPLPQPARSPCISQQSLSAGS; translated from the coding sequence ATGACGGCCGGATCACCCGCCATCCCCCTGCAGGAACCGGCCGTTGTCCCTCACCCCTGCTTTCATCCAAAGGCTGCGGCGAAACACGGCCGAATCCATCTGCCGATCGCTCCGGACTGCAACATTCAATGCCGCTATTGCAACAGGGCTTATGACTGCGCCAACGAAAGCCGCCCCGGCGTCACCAGCGCCCTGCTCGGACCGCTGGAGGCGGCAGACTATCTCGATGAGATCCTGACCCGCATGCCCTGGATCTCGGTGGCCGGCATCGCCGGACCGGGCGACGCCTTTGCCGACCCGCTGCGCACCCTGGCAAGCCTTGAATATATCCGGCGCAGGCACCCGGATCTGCATCTCTGCCTGTCGACAAACGGCCTGGCCCTCTACGAACACATCAGTGCCCTCGCCGAATTGCGGGTCGGCTTCGTCACCGTCACCGTCAACGCCGTTGATCCGCTGATCGGGGCCAAGGTCTATTCATCTATTTCCTGGAAAAACAAGAAGGTGGCGGGAACTGATGCGGCGGCACTCCTCCTTGACCGGCAATTGGCGGCAATCGCCCGCCTCAAGGCCCGGCAGATTGCCGTGAAAGTCAATACGGTGGTCATCCCCGGGATAAACATCGACCACATCCCGCACATCGCCAGAATAATGGCTGGCCTGAAGGTCGATCTGCACAACCTGATCGCCCTCATCCCCGTGCCGAAAACTCCGCTTGCTTGGCTGAAGCCCCCATCCCGGGAGTTAATGGCCTCGCTGCGGCGCACCGCCGGACGGTATCTGCCACAAATGCGTCACTGCATGCGTTGCCGGGCCGACGCGGTGGGCCTCCTCAGTCCGTCCCCGCCGCTGCCGCAACCGGCAAGGTCGCCGTGTATTTCTCAACAAAGCCTATCGGCCGGTAGCTGA
- a CDS encoding 4Fe-4S binding protein produces MPDCQPCTLQTQTLLVQTGAAVRLKVKRRLSQLFMLAVLGQWAFYGIFRCPFLVPYVSCQNCPVITCHGRIVSMFWGFWLLIPLSVVFFGRAFCGWACPGGLINQMLGMIAPCKLRVRNFFTRLAPSGKYLGLALAFAAYYLLGQPRADVPIRIGEFFQSVLLTFEHASMNWLIRTFLVIALVVLGLLAANFWCRFACPTGGLLELVKRITLFKFYKTSACNDCNQCLAVCEMGTRPDEKNCTNCGDCQGICPSNAIIFGHKK; encoded by the coding sequence ATGCCTGATTGCCAACCGTGCACCCTGCAAACTCAAACCCTTCTTGTTCAGACCGGGGCGGCGGTCCGGTTGAAGGTCAAGCGACGGCTCAGCCAGCTTTTCATGCTGGCCGTCCTTGGCCAGTGGGCGTTCTACGGTATCTTCCGCTGTCCCTTTCTCGTCCCCTATGTCAGCTGCCAGAACTGTCCGGTGATTACCTGCCACGGCCGGATCGTCAGCATGTTCTGGGGCTTCTGGCTGCTAATACCGCTTTCCGTGGTGTTTTTCGGGCGGGCCTTCTGCGGCTGGGCCTGTCCCGGCGGACTGATCAATCAGATGCTCGGCATGATTGCCCCCTGCAAGCTGCGTGTCCGCAACTTCTTTACCCGGCTAGCACCAAGCGGCAAATACCTGGGGCTTGCCCTGGCATTTGCCGCCTATTACCTCCTCGGCCAGCCGCGTGCCGATGTGCCCATCCGTATCGGTGAATTTTTCCAGTCGGTGCTGCTAACCTTCGAACATGCGAGCATGAACTGGCTGATCCGCACCTTTCTTGTCATCGCCTTGGTCGTCCTGGGGCTGCTTGCCGCCAATTTCTGGTGCCGCTTTGCCTGCCCGACCGGCGGTCTGCTGGAGCTGGTGAAGCGTATCACCCTCTTCAAATTCTATAAAACCAGTGCCTGTAACGACTGCAATCAATGCCTGGCGGTCTGCGAAATGGGCACTCGGCCGGATGAGAAAAACTGCACCAACTGCGGTGACTGTCAAGGAATCTGCCCAAGTAACGCGATCATCTTCGGGCATAAGAAATGA
- a CDS encoding substrate-binding domain-containing protein — MDNNPQSHARRTFLKSAVVATLGAALPAGVAQASSFSASSLQLWSCGGLAEAFIPANDLYEKNNGVKIRYTGAFAAALGKSLLGSATTEIFGGRVLDLAKKLRSTGKMLYFKPLCFTSYVMITPPGNPAGIEKIADMAKPGVRVVLAPEASPPGGQAVQNLLKKAGILHPVTKNCVSAGSCVQRTMDDIVSGRGDVSIVELRLTRMAAFSGKTTILAIPEEFFPPPPLTFTIGVMKDAKDRRLADHYLQFITSEEGQSFFAAAGFIPAISDKGKELIERLGVKDA; from the coding sequence ATGGATAACAATCCGCAAAGTCATGCGCGCAGGACCTTTTTAAAGTCGGCTGTCGTAGCGACCCTCGGTGCGGCCCTGCCGGCGGGGGTAGCGCAAGCCAGCAGCTTTTCGGCCTCCTCTCTCCAGCTGTGGTCCTGCGGCGGTCTGGCGGAGGCCTTCATTCCGGCAAACGACCTCTACGAGAAAAACAATGGGGTGAAGATACGCTACACCGGGGCCTTCGCCGCGGCCCTCGGCAAGTCGCTCCTCGGCAGCGCCACCACGGAAATCTTCGGCGGCCGGGTCCTCGATCTTGCCAAAAAGCTCAGAAGTACCGGAAAGATGCTTTATTTCAAGCCTCTGTGTTTCACCAGTTATGTGATGATCACCCCGCCGGGCAATCCGGCCGGTATCGAAAAAATTGCCGACATGGCAAAACCCGGGGTGCGCGTCGTTCTCGCCCCTGAAGCCTCGCCGCCGGGAGGCCAGGCAGTGCAAAATCTCCTCAAAAAGGCGGGCATACTCCATCCGGTGACAAAAAATTGTGTTTCGGCAGGTAGTTGTGTGCAACGCACCATGGACGATATTGTCAGTGGCAGGGGCGACGTTTCCATCGTCGAGCTACGCTTGACCCGCATGGCCGCTTTTTCCGGTAAGACCACCATCCTTGCCATCCCCGAGGAGTTTTTTCCCCCGCCGCCTCTTACCTTCACCATCGGGGTCATGAAGGACGCCAAGGATCGCCGTCTGGCCGACCATTACCTGCAATTTATTACCTCGGAAGAAGGCCAGTCCTTTTTTGCCGCCGCCGGCTTTATCCCGGCGATCTCCGACAAGGGCAAGGAACTCATCGAAAGACTGGGGGTGAAAGATGCCTGA
- a CDS encoding bifunctional glycosyltransferase/class I SAM-dependent methyltransferase, producing MIDNAAFGSNSVETDQQPALLNARAEGSSVNAPLGRLLIFIVAYNAENTIENVLKRIPPSLAEQYEVEILIIDDSSQDNTFERSELVKRSGTIPFKMTVLFNPVNQGYGGNQKLGFRYAVSNNFDYVALVHGDGQYAPECLPDLVRVLAHKEADAVFGSRMMHGNSALKGGMPLYKFVGNKILTTFQNFLLQSHLSEFHSGYRLYSIPALKKIPFDLNSNDFHFDTEIIIQLITAKLSIKELSIPTFYGDEICHVNGMKYAWDVCRATMQARVQKYHIFFDRKFDCAPEGDDDAEHLVYDESGAEAVFARSLDQRSNILVMGKASSGLIAALEAKNHTVTVQPAGLVNSQLASCEDVDYLVIFDDTELSQRPDQLIQLLKDAYCGNPGLKVVLSVGNIGFILPRILLMLGRFSYTKRGIINFGHFHFFTLRSLKNLFQQNNFEVVKVAGVPIQYRRIFKSKALCSIFTEIHNLLIAVRPSVFAYQFLIIFKAKPSLDYLLTSAMRISSEKQSKISTNPSSVP from the coding sequence ATGATAGATAACGCTGCGTTTGGATCAAATTCTGTTGAGACGGACCAACAACCTGCCTTGCTAAACGCCCGGGCCGAAGGCAGTTCAGTAAACGCCCCTCTTGGCCGTCTGCTCATCTTTATTGTCGCATACAATGCTGAGAATACAATAGAAAATGTCCTGAAGCGGATTCCGCCGAGTCTGGCGGAACAGTATGAGGTAGAGATCCTCATCATCGATGACTCCTCCCAGGACAATACCTTCGAGCGGAGCGAACTGGTAAAACGCAGCGGCACCATTCCCTTTAAAATGACGGTGCTGTTTAATCCGGTCAACCAGGGCTATGGCGGCAATCAGAAGCTCGGTTTTCGCTATGCGGTCAGCAACAATTTTGATTACGTCGCCCTGGTGCACGGCGATGGCCAGTACGCCCCCGAGTGCCTGCCGGACCTGGTCAGGGTTCTCGCTCATAAGGAGGCCGACGCGGTTTTTGGTTCACGGATGATGCACGGCAATTCGGCCCTGAAAGGCGGCATGCCACTGTATAAATTTGTTGGCAACAAGATTCTCACCACCTTTCAGAATTTCCTGCTGCAATCGCATTTGAGCGAATTTCACAGCGGCTACCGGCTGTACTCCATACCCGCCCTCAAAAAGATACCCTTTGATCTGAACAGCAATGATTTCCACTTTGATACCGAGATCATCATTCAGCTGATTACCGCTAAGTTGTCGATCAAGGAATTGTCTATCCCGACCTTCTACGGCGACGAGATCTGCCATGTCAACGGCATGAAATACGCTTGGGACGTCTGCCGGGCAACGATGCAGGCGCGGGTCCAGAAATACCACATCTTCTTTGATCGCAAATTTGACTGTGCTCCCGAGGGCGACGATGATGCGGAGCATCTGGTCTACGACGAGAGCGGTGCCGAAGCCGTCTTTGCCAGGTCTCTTGACCAGAGATCGAACATCCTTGTCATGGGCAAGGCGAGCAGCGGGCTGATTGCCGCCCTTGAGGCGAAGAACCATACGGTGACGGTCCAGCCGGCGGGGCTGGTCAATTCCCAGCTGGCGTCCTGTGAGGACGTCGATTATCTGGTGATCTTCGACGATACCGAACTTTCCCAGCGACCTGATCAGCTGATACAACTCCTGAAGGATGCCTATTGCGGCAATCCGGGGCTCAAGGTGGTGTTGAGTGTCGGCAATATCGGCTTCATCCTGCCCAGGATCTTATTGATGCTGGGCAGATTCTCCTATACCAAACGGGGAATCATTAATTTTGGCCACTTCCATTTCTTCACCCTGCGTTCTTTAAAAAATCTTTTCCAGCAAAATAATTTCGAAGTTGTCAAGGTGGCCGGGGTACCCATCCAGTACCGGAGAATCTTCAAATCAAAGGCCCTTTGCAGTATCTTTACCGAGATTCATAACCTGCTGATTGCCGTGCGTCCTTCGGTCTTTGCCTATCAATTTCTAATCATCTTCAAGGCTAAGCCGTCCCTTGATTATCTCCTCACCAGTGCCATGCGTATTTCCAGTGAAAAACAATCGAAAATCAGTACAAATCCCAGCTCTGTTCCTTAA
- a CDS encoding SDR family oxidoreductase codes for MDNKTKPVLVLGATGYVGGRLLPLLLERGWKVRAAGRSDRKIQGRSWGNHPNLEIVVADALDTAVLAEAMRGCRAIIYLVHSVRPGEEDYATLDRRIAYSTVQAARQAGVEWIIHFTGLGNPAHLSNQLRSRYEVGEILALGGAKVTQLRAPLVLGSGGASFEMIRAFCGYLRIMFAPRWMDTKCQPIDIDNVVEYLAGCLEHPETMGEIYEIGGPDVLTWRSLFRMYAEEAGLPHRLVLVLPMRIHSISIWWMNLVTPVSVALIRPLIERMRDEILCRDERIRKIIPQRLFSCREAIIKALDEVSQDEVASSCFDAGSTRLPEWAREQAMAEARVHRDTFAITLDGPPELAWNVVKRIGGDTGWYFGTFLWRMRGFIDELLGGPGLSRGRRHVDSVAMGDHLDFWRVVEVEERSRLLLRAEMLAPGEALLEFRVQGLPDGSTELRMTPSFEPRGIGGILYWWMIAPSHSLMFRPMLKQMAKAAGVRVLSGPSWVGED; via the coding sequence ATGGATAATAAAACCAAGCCAGTGCTGGTATTGGGCGCCACCGGCTATGTGGGTGGGCGGCTGCTGCCGCTTCTTCTCGAACGGGGATGGAAGGTCCGCGCCGCTGGACGCTCCGACCGCAAAATCCAAGGACGCTCCTGGGGTAACCACCCCAACCTGGAGATTGTCGTCGCCGATGCCCTGGATACCGCGGTTCTTGCCGAGGCGATGCGTGGCTGCCGGGCGATTATCTATCTTGTCCATTCGGTCAGGCCCGGGGAGGAGGATTATGCCACACTTGACAGGCGTATCGCTTACTCGACGGTACAGGCGGCACGCCAGGCAGGCGTGGAGTGGATTATCCATTTCACCGGGCTCGGCAATCCCGCCCATCTTTCCAATCAGCTGCGTTCGCGCTACGAGGTGGGGGAGATCCTCGCCCTCGGCGGCGCCAAGGTCACCCAGCTGCGGGCGCCGCTGGTGCTCGGTTCGGGTGGGGCCTCTTTTGAGATGATTCGGGCCTTTTGCGGCTATCTACGGATAATGTTCGCCCCCCGGTGGATGGACACCAAATGTCAGCCGATTGACATCGACAATGTCGTCGAGTATTTGGCCGGTTGCCTGGAACACCCGGAGACAATGGGGGAGATTTATGAAATCGGCGGGCCGGATGTCCTCACCTGGCGCAGTCTGTTCCGGATGTACGCCGAGGAGGCAGGGCTGCCGCACCGCCTGGTGCTGGTTTTGCCGATGCGTATCCACAGCATTTCCATCTGGTGGATGAATCTGGTCACTCCGGTATCGGTGGCCCTTATCCGGCCCCTCATTGAGCGGATGCGCGATGAAATTCTCTGCCGAGATGAACGGATCCGCAAGATTATTCCGCAAAGGCTCTTTTCCTGCCGCGAGGCCATTATCAAGGCCCTCGATGAGGTAAGTCAGGACGAGGTGGCCTCCAGCTGCTTTGACGCGGGATCGACTCGCCTACCGGAATGGGCCAGAGAACAGGCTATGGCGGAGGCCAGGGTCCATCGGGACACCTTCGCCATCACCCTTGACGGTCCACCCGAGCTTGCCTGGAACGTCGTCAAACGCATCGGTGGCGATACCGGCTGGTATTTCGGCACCTTCCTCTGGCGAATGCGCGGCTTCATCGACGAACTACTGGGCGGTCCCGGCCTATCCAGGGGGCGTCGTCATGTGGATTCGGTGGCTATGGGCGACCACTTGGATTTCTGGCGGGTGGTGGAGGTGGAGGAGCGTTCCCGTCTTCTCCTGCGGGCCGAGATGCTGGCGCCGGGCGAGGCTTTATTGGAGTTCCGGGTGCAAGGACTTCCCGACGGCTCGACCGAACTGCGCATGACCCCAAGTTTTGAGCCGCGAGGCATCGGGGGAATCCTCTATTGGTGGATGATTGCCCCGTCCCACTCCCTGATGTTCCGGCCGATGCTCAAGCAAATGGCCAAGGCCGCCGGGGTCCGGGTACTGAGCGGCCCGTCCTGGGTGGGTGAGGACTGA
- a CDS encoding PaaI family thioesterase, whose translation MNSTESLLWKPLPNLDKECFGCGPENQSGLHMTFETNGEQIRTKLVVPAQFRGWSKLIHGGVISTILDETMSWAAIFLTKRFILTKQMTVQFLRPIYVGSSLCGIGYIKEMAGERRAIVKGELFDEQGRLCATSEGEFVLFSKEQFAKLEILPEEDLRAMADSFAG comes from the coding sequence ATGAACAGCACGGAAAGCCTCCTCTGGAAGCCACTGCCGAATCTCGACAAAGAATGTTTTGGCTGCGGCCCGGAAAATCAATCCGGACTCCATATGACCTTTGAAACCAATGGAGAACAAATCCGAACAAAACTCGTCGTCCCTGCACAGTTCCGGGGATGGAGCAAACTCATCCATGGCGGCGTGATCTCGACCATTCTTGATGAGACGATGAGCTGGGCGGCAATCTTTCTTACCAAGCGCTTCATCCTCACCAAGCAGATGACGGTACAGTTTCTGCGGCCGATATATGTCGGGTCGTCGCTGTGCGGGATTGGTTACATCAAGGAAATGGCCGGAGAACGCCGGGCAATCGTCAAAGGCGAGCTGTTTGATGAACAAGGCAGGCTCTGCGCCACCTCGGAAGGCGAGTTCGTCCTCTTTTCCAAGGAGCAATTCGCCAAGCTGGAGATCCTGCCGGAAGAGGATTTGCGGGCAATGGCGGACAGCTTTGCCGGCTAA
- a CDS encoding sigma-54-dependent Fis family transcriptional regulator, which produces MDLCNPETSGSFDKHWRYFIDTGDSNIAQIREVILRSWQRCFKSGVEPYDRDLHDRLQGDDLAKALRLREGLISVAHPFMADLYAIVRGSGFVVVLTNEDGYILELFGDEGAGEMPLTSNFFIGASWHEKDAGTNAIGTAIEEQKPVQVSGPEHYCRKHHCLTCSAAPIFDPDDRLIGILDISGAYEGAHLHTLGMVVAAAKAIIAQLRIRIKNHQLAMANRKLVSFFNMVSDGVLILDRDGTITELNPAAERIIGRNRAELKGVRFARLLIGEGREKRGAIDWSTASLEREIHLETGSGPCPCLVSAEPIPDEQESVTGICITLRPIKAVQHLVHRFSGYSASLQFDDIIGKSREMEEAVELAKLSAQTASNVLLQGESGTGKEIFAQAIHNQSGRRGAPFIPLNCGAIPRDLVGSELFGYEDGAFTGASRGGKPGKFELADGGTLFLDEIGDMPLEQQAVLLRVIQEKRMTRIGGIKVIPVDVRLICATHKNLLEQVRKGTFRQDLYYRLNVMSITIPPLRERIHDIPLLFQHFLDKLCRDRGHRLTVDRDLMHYLYAYSWPGNVRELQNVVERARNLAINGRVSVHQLPGEIVNRQRETAPEPTEMLPPVNRRQRISQRNERDKQQILHLLDVHEGNVTQVARELGVSRKTIYNRMTRLAIAN; this is translated from the coding sequence ATGGATCTGTGCAATCCGGAGACCAGTGGTTCTTTTGATAAACATTGGCGGTATTTTATTGATACCGGCGACAGCAATATCGCGCAGATACGCGAGGTGATTCTCCGCTCCTGGCAACGATGCTTTAAGAGCGGTGTTGAACCATACGACAGGGACCTGCATGATCGCCTGCAGGGTGATGATCTGGCCAAGGCCCTGCGCCTCCGGGAGGGGCTGATTTCCGTGGCCCATCCCTTCATGGCCGACCTCTATGCCATTGTCAGGGGCAGCGGCTTTGTCGTCGTCCTGACCAACGAGGACGGTTACATCCTTGAATTATTCGGCGATGAAGGGGCGGGAGAGATGCCCCTCACCAGCAACTTCTTTATCGGGGCATCCTGGCATGAAAAGGATGCCGGAACCAATGCCATCGGCACCGCCATTGAAGAACAGAAACCGGTGCAGGTTTCCGGCCCGGAACACTACTGCCGCAAACATCATTGCCTCACCTGTTCCGCCGCGCCGATCTTTGACCCGGATGACCGGCTCATCGGGATTCTCGATATCTCCGGGGCCTACGAAGGCGCCCATCTGCATACTCTCGGCATGGTGGTCGCCGCCGCTAAGGCGATCATCGCCCAGCTGCGGATCAGGATAAAAAACCACCAATTGGCGATGGCCAACCGCAAGCTGGTCAGCTTTTTCAACATGGTCTCCGATGGGGTGCTGATCCTTGACCGGGACGGCACAATTACCGAGCTTAATCCGGCGGCCGAACGTATTATCGGGCGCAACCGGGCAGAGCTTAAAGGGGTTAGGTTTGCCCGGCTGCTTATTGGTGAAGGCCGAGAGAAGCGGGGGGCCATTGACTGGTCGACGGCCAGCCTGGAGAGGGAAATTCATCTCGAAACCGGCAGCGGCCCCTGCCCCTGTCTCGTTTCCGCCGAGCCGATACCCGACGAACAGGAGTCGGTCACCGGCATCTGCATCACCCTGCGGCCCATCAAGGCGGTGCAGCATCTGGTGCACCGCTTCAGCGGCTATTCCGCTTCCCTCCAGTTCGACGACATCATCGGCAAAAGCCGGGAGATGGAAGAGGCGGTCGAGCTTGCCAAGCTCTCGGCGCAAACCGCATCCAACGTGCTGCTGCAGGGGGAATCGGGCACCGGCAAGGAGATTTTTGCCCAGGCCATCCATAACCAGAGCGGCCGCCGCGGTGCGCCGTTCATTCCCCTCAACTGCGGGGCCATCCCGAGAGACCTGGTGGGCAGCGAACTGTTCGGCTACGAGGACGGCGCCTTTACCGGGGCGAGCCGGGGCGGCAAACCCGGCAAGTTCGAGCTGGCCGACGGCGGCACCCTCTTTCTCGACGAGATCGGCGACATGCCGCTGGAGCAACAGGCCGTCCTGTTGCGGGTCATTCAGGAAAAAAGGATGACCCGGATCGGCGGTATCAAGGTCATTCCGGTGGATGTGCGCTTGATCTGCGCCACCCATAAAAATCTGCTTGAGCAGGTCCGCAAGGGGACCTTTCGTCAGGATCTGTATTACCGGCTCAACGTCATGTCGATAACCATCCCGCCCCTGCGTGAAAGGATCCATGATATCCCTCTGCTTTTTCAGCACTTTCTCGATAAACTCTGCCGGGACAGGGGGCACCGGCTGACCGTCGATCGCGACCTGATGCACTACCTCTATGCCTACTCGTGGCCGGGCAATGTACGGGAACTCCAGAATGTCGTGGAACGGGCCAGGAACCTGGCTATCAACGGTCGGGTCAGCGTCCATCAGCTGCCGGGAGAGATAGTCAACCGGCAGCGGGAAACCGCCCCGGAACCCACGGAAATGCTGCCACCGGTAAACCGCCGGCAACGGATATCGCAGCGCAACGAACGCGACAAGCAACAGATCCTCCACCTCCTTGATGTTCATGAGGGCAATGTTACCCAGGTCGCGAGGGAGCTGGGCGTCTCAAGAAAGACCATCTATAATCGCATGACCCGGCTTGCCATAGCCAACTGA